Proteins co-encoded in one Campylobacter concisus genomic window:
- a CDS encoding lysophospholipid acyltransferase family protein produces MASCKFKSALEKLALSVGVFFIYILMWLIFLTCKKSYTPNFLPQNGCVVVFWHGRLSFMSFAYRRWWSSQNRKQGKVIISDHKDGELITRIIKLFGIGTIRGSSSKGGARALIEALREIKQGHDVIITPDGPRGPRHSVADGAAVIAQKSSCEIYALNFEASSFWEFKSWDNMILPKPFSTIDFSLSAPFSVENLEQKDAKEKIQNELWQASQNDGGKSVEQNQEDFRSNLKIWWKKYAHKNPQISDEIREILDEIYEK; encoded by the coding sequence ATGGCGAGCTGCAAATTTAAAAGTGCCCTTGAAAAGCTCGCCCTAAGCGTTGGCGTCTTTTTCATCTACATTTTGATGTGGCTCATTTTTTTAACCTGCAAAAAGAGCTACACTCCAAATTTCTTACCACAAAATGGCTGCGTTGTCGTCTTTTGGCACGGCAGGCTTAGCTTTATGAGCTTTGCTTACAGACGCTGGTGGAGCAGTCAAAATAGAAAACAAGGCAAGGTGATAATCAGCGACCACAAAGATGGCGAGCTAATCACCAGAATAATCAAATTGTTTGGCATCGGCACCATTAGAGGCAGCAGCTCAAAAGGCGGCGCAAGAGCACTGATAGAAGCTTTAAGAGAGATAAAGCAAGGCCACGACGTCATCATCACGCCAGATGGTCCAAGAGGACCAAGGCACAGCGTGGCAGACGGAGCTGCGGTGATCGCACAAAAGTCATCTTGCGAAATTTATGCTCTAAATTTTGAAGCAAGCTCGTTTTGGGAGTTTAAAAGCTGGGATAATATGATACTTCCAAAGCCATTTTCAACTATAGATTTTAGCCTCTCAGCTCCTTTTAGTGTGGAAAATTTGGAGCAAAAAGATGCAAAAGAGAAGATACAGAATGAGCTTTGGCAAGCCTCACAAAATGATGGTGGCAAAAGCGTGGAGCAAAACCAAGAGGATTTTAGATCAAATTTAAAAATTTGGTGGAAAAAGTATGCGCATAAAAATCCACAAATCAGCGACGAGATAAGAGAAATTTTGGATGAAATTTATGAAAAATAA
- a CDS encoding tetratricopeptide repeat protein — protein sequence MKKVLNFGLILAMGFMLGGCWSWQKMVSFGFWQSDEEARAERLELEKEKMIQNCESGNSIDCNNLAVNFSNEKDFVKAKGYYEKACNAGLATACSNLGQIYEQGLVDEQKDMEKALRLYKLACDSGDGVGCYNEAMGLKSYIESENLKTHKIDRNKAEARVLRLLAKSCELEYAQSCFLLAKLSGDEAKADALYKRACQLGKCVDKK from the coding sequence GTGAAAAAGGTCTTAAATTTTGGTCTTATTTTGGCTATGGGCTTTATGCTTGGTGGTTGCTGGTCGTGGCAAAAGATGGTAAGCTTTGGCTTTTGGCAAAGTGATGAAGAGGCGAGGGCAGAGCGTCTTGAGCTTGAAAAAGAGAAGATGATACAAAATTGTGAAAGTGGAAATAGCATCGACTGCAACAATTTAGCCGTAAATTTTAGTAACGAAAAGGACTTTGTAAAAGCAAAAGGCTACTACGAAAAGGCTTGCAATGCTGGTCTTGCGACGGCTTGTTCTAATTTGGGTCAAATTTATGAGCAAGGGCTTGTTGATGAGCAAAAAGATATGGAAAAAGCCTTAAGACTATATAAACTAGCTTGTGATAGCGGTGATGGCGTTGGCTGCTATAACGAAGCAATGGGGCTAAAGTCTTACATCGAAAGCGAAAATTTAAAAACTCATAAGATAGATAGAAACAAGGCTGAGGCTAGAGTGCTAAGGCTTTTGGCTAAGAGCTGCGAGCTTGAGTATGCTCAGTCATGCTTTTTGCTTGCAAAGCTAAGCGGCGATGAAGCAAAAGCAGACGCACTTTACAAAAGAGCTTGTCAGCTTGGCAAATGCGTGGATAAAAAGTAA
- a CDS encoding tetratricopeptide repeat protein: MKKYLLLLSALFFTGCLNVIGVGQKQDDSWQQPKDEKIVQNKEQISRNAIEILIPKCEEGDAEACNDLGVNYELLKEYENALTNYKKACDAKVQVGCANLGTLYELGLGVKKNPKKAISIYKESCNGGGMQACYHLGNAYRKGEIVKLDYYLAMQAYTNACNAGDLPSCANIGAMYELGLGVNKDEKRAYGIYKVACFRGLSKACPQMKRLGTKLGM, encoded by the coding sequence ATGAAAAAATATTTATTGCTTTTATCGGCTTTATTTTTCACTGGCTGCTTAAACGTGATTGGTGTAGGACAAAAACAAGATGATTCGTGGCAGCAACCAAAGGATGAAAAAATAGTGCAAAATAAAGAGCAAATTTCAAGAAATGCGATCGAAATTTTAATACCAAAATGCGAAGAAGGCGATGCGGAAGCTTGCAACGATTTGGGTGTAAATTACGAGCTTTTAAAAGAATATGAAAATGCTTTAACAAATTATAAAAAAGCTTGCGATGCTAAGGTGCAAGTCGGTTGTGCAAATTTGGGCACTCTTTATGAGCTTGGACTTGGAGTTAAAAAAAATCCAAAAAAGGCAATTTCAATTTATAAAGAAAGTTGCAATGGCGGAGGCATGCAAGCTTGCTATCATTTAGGCAATGCTTATAGAAAAGGCGAGATCGTTAAGCTAGATTATTACTTAGCAATGCAAGCTTATACAAATGCATGCAATGCTGGCGATTTGCCAAGTTGTGCCAATATCGGAGCGATGTACGAGCTTGGTCTTGGTGTCAATAAAGACGAAAAAAGGGCTTATGGAATTTATAAAGTTGCTTGCTTTCGTGGGCTAAGCAAGGCATGCCCGCAGATGAAAAGACTAGGTACAAAGCTAGGAATGTAA
- a CDS encoding dihydrolipoyl dehydrogenase family protein: protein MKYDIVIIGFGKAGKTLAVKAAALGKKVALVERSPKMYGGTCINVGCIPTKRLITAAKEAKFVNNSVESEYYTLSVENKNKLISALNTKNYAMLNDKENIDVIDGVGSFASENSVLVTTPSGEKKIIEGDFIIINSGSKEADTPFEVANSNVFSSQTLLDLKNLPKHFVIIGSGFIGIEFASMFANFGSKVTIVGRSKLLKNEDDDIANSVKEALRVQGVEILEGCEIECIKENVLNFKQNGEQRCLRADAFLIALGRVANVDDLNLKAAGVELNEKGFIKTNENLQTNVPNIYAVGDVRGGELFTYTSLDDFRIVYSQIFGDKKRNTKNRSIHANVLFTDTPLARVGVNAKEASKLGLNFKELKLSMATVPGAKVLNHDVGMLKAIVDAQSGEILGASFHCIYANELINEIAIAMNLKANANFFKNQIFTHPSISEALNDLFGQF, encoded by the coding sequence ATGAAATATGATATTGTAATTATTGGTTTTGGAAAAGCTGGCAAAACGCTAGCGGTTAAAGCTGCCGCACTTGGCAAAAAAGTAGCTCTTGTAGAGAGATCGCCAAAGATGTATGGAGGCACTTGCATAAATGTTGGCTGCATACCAACCAAACGTCTAATAACAGCCGCTAAAGAGGCAAAATTTGTAAATAATAGCGTTGAAAGCGAATATTACACACTTAGTGTGGAAAATAAAAATAAACTAATCTCAGCTTTGAATACTAAAAACTACGCAATGCTAAATGATAAAGAAAATATCGATGTGATCGATGGTGTTGGCTCATTTGCTAGTGAAAATAGCGTACTTGTAACAACGCCAAGTGGTGAGAAAAAGATAATAGAGGGCGATTTTATTATCATAAATAGTGGCTCAAAAGAGGCAGATACTCCTTTTGAGGTCGCAAATTCAAATGTATTTTCAAGCCAAACGCTGCTTGATCTAAAAAATTTACCAAAGCATTTTGTCATTATCGGTAGTGGTTTTATCGGTATAGAGTTTGCATCAATGTTTGCAAATTTTGGCTCAAAAGTGACTATCGTAGGACGTTCAAAACTACTTAAAAACGAAGATGATGATATAGCTAATAGCGTAAAAGAAGCTCTTAGAGTCCAAGGTGTTGAAATTTTAGAGGGTTGCGAGATAGAGTGCATTAAAGAAAATGTATTAAATTTCAAGCAAAATGGTGAGCAAAGATGCCTTAGAGCCGATGCATTTTTGATAGCGCTTGGCAGAGTGGCAAATGTGGATGATTTAAATTTAAAAGCTGCTGGTGTTGAGCTAAATGAAAAAGGCTTTATAAAGACAAATGAAAATCTTCAAACAAATGTGCCAAACATCTATGCGGTAGGCGACGTGCGCGGCGGAGAGCTTTTTACTTATACGAGCTTAGATGATTTTAGGATAGTTTATTCACAAATTTTTGGTGATAAAAAGAGAAATACCAAAAATAGAAGTATTCATGCAAATGTGCTATTTACCGACACTCCACTAGCAAGAGTCGGCGTAAATGCAAAAGAAGCTAGCAAGCTTGGGCTAAATTTTAAAGAGCTAAAGCTTAGCATGGCAACAGTACCAGGCGCAAAAGTACTAAATCATGATGTAGGTATGTTAAAAGCTATCGTTGACGCGCAAAGTGGAGAAATTTTGGGTGCTAGCTTTCACTGCATCTATGCAAATGAGCTGATAAATGAAATCGCAATTGCGATGAATTTAAAAGCAAACGCAAATTTCTTTAAAAATCAAATTTTTACTCATCCAAGCATCAGTGAAGCACTAAATGACTTATTTGGACAATTTTAA
- a CDS encoding tetratricopeptide repeat protein, with protein MKKFIIFVFSVLLFWGCSLDQISQNFGLSEPPLDPEVEQIADAIYLYNEGNYPKACKRFYDYAKDGNVLAMQQTGICFRDGKGFSKDILRALFWFETAGRYGNIDGLRSAGYIYEYGLGVNKNLEKAIYFYEKATSLGSSEASYDLGLIYLGKNNYKKARIYLDEACFKGKEEACTKLKEMKF; from the coding sequence ATGAAAAAATTTATCATTTTTGTGTTTAGTGTTTTGCTATTTTGGGGATGTTCATTAGATCAAATTTCACAAAATTTTGGCCTTAGTGAGCCACCACTTGATCCAGAGGTCGAGCAAATAGCAGACGCTATATATCTATACAATGAAGGTAACTATCCAAAAGCTTGCAAGAGATTTTACGACTATGCAAAAGATGGAAATGTTCTAGCCATGCAGCAAACTGGCATTTGCTTTCGTGACGGCAAAGGCTTTAGCAAGGATATCTTAAGGGCACTTTTTTGGTTTGAAACAGCTGGCAGATACGGCAATATAGACGGACTAAGAAGTGCTGGATATATCTACGAGTACGGCCTTGGAGTCAATAAAAATTTAGAAAAAGCGATATATTTTTACGAAAAAGCCACAAGCCTTGGCTCAAGCGAGGCCAGCTATGATCTAGGGCTTATCTATCTAGGTAAAAATAACTATAAAAAAGCGAGAATTTATCTTGATGAGGCTTGCTTTAAAGGCAAAGAAGAAGCCTGCACAAAGCTAAAAGAGATGAAATTTTAG
- the prfB gene encoding peptide chain release factor 2 produces MDSYEYNELLKKLQTKVENIGSIVKPEEIKARLKEIEATEQDPDFWQDIAKAGALNKEKTKISNMLAKFNDANQAVSDAKELFELANSENDEETINSLFDDAKNLDEKIVNLEISMLLSGEDDGKNAIVSIHPGAGGTESNDWASMLYRMYLRFCEREGFKVETLDFQEGDEAGLKDVSFIVKGENAYGYFKAENGIHRLVRTSPFDSAGRRHTSFSSVMVSPEVDDDIEIEIEEKDLKIDTYRASGAGGQHVNKTESAIRITHIPTGIVVQCQNDRSQHKNRATAMKMLKSRLYELELMKQQEASNSVEKSEIGWGHQIRSYVLFPYQQVKDNRSGEAFSQTDAILDGDIKKMIEGVLIAQKAEA; encoded by the coding sequence TTGGATAGTTACGAATACAACGAGCTTTTAAAGAAGCTACAAACAAAAGTTGAAAACATAGGCTCTATCGTAAAGCCTGAAGAGATCAAGGCTAGACTAAAAGAGATCGAGGCCACTGAGCAAGATCCTGATTTTTGGCAAGATATCGCTAAGGCTGGGGCGCTAAATAAAGAAAAGACAAAAATTTCAAACATGCTTGCAAAATTTAATGACGCTAATCAGGCAGTAAGTGATGCAAAGGAGCTTTTTGAGCTAGCAAATTCTGAAAATGACGAAGAGACTATAAATTCTCTTTTTGATGACGCTAAAAATTTAGATGAAAAGATAGTAAATCTTGAAATTTCTATGCTTTTAAGTGGCGAAGATGATGGCAAAAATGCGATCGTATCGATCCATCCTGGAGCTGGCGGCACTGAGAGTAACGACTGGGCGAGCATGCTTTATAGGATGTATCTTAGATTTTGCGAGCGCGAAGGCTTTAAGGTCGAGACTCTTGACTTTCAAGAGGGTGATGAGGCTGGGCTAAAGGATGTGAGCTTTATCGTAAAAGGCGAAAATGCTTATGGTTACTTCAAAGCAGAAAATGGTATCCACAGACTCGTTCGCACAAGCCCATTTGATAGCGCAGGGCGCCGTCATACGAGCTTTTCAAGTGTCATGGTAAGCCCTGAAGTAGATGATGATATAGAGATCGAGATCGAGGAAAAAGATCTAAAGATAGACACTTATAGAGCAAGCGGTGCAGGCGGTCAGCATGTAAATAAAACTGAATCAGCCATTCGCATCACACATATACCAACTGGCATCGTCGTACAGTGCCAAAACGACCGTAGCCAGCACAAAAATAGAGCTACAGCGATGAAAATGTTAAAATCTCGTCTTTACGAGCTTGAGCTGATGAAACAACAAGAAGCGAGCAACAGCGTAGAAAAGAGCGAGATCGGCTGGGGGCATCAGATAAGATCATATGTGCTTTTCCCATATCAGCAGGTAAAAGATAACCGCAGCGGCGAGGCATTTTCGCAAACTGACGCGATACTTGATGGTGACATCAAAAAGATGATAGAAGGCGTCTTGATCGCTCAAAAGGCTGAAGCGTAA
- the panC gene encoding pantoate--beta-alanine ligase — MQIIRTIKELENFVSSTSAKIGFVPTMGALHDGHVSLIKKCVSENEISIVSTFVNPTQFLPGEDLDKYPRNEQNDIKICEQNGVSAIFIPDANELYFEDEPLIIAPKKFSAILEGKTRPGHFDGVLRVLNKLFRLTRANSVYMGKKDTQQLIIVQNMIKTFFLNVSLVACDIVREPDGLALSSRNVYICDEDKCNALRLSRSLNKAQNLIQNGEEDTSEIKTKMLEVLEPLKVDYVAITDRNLNEISKIEKNNTIILVAAYVGKTRLIDNIWI, encoded by the coding sequence ATGCAAATCATAAGAACTATAAAAGAACTTGAAAATTTCGTCTCTAGCACAAGTGCAAAGATCGGTTTTGTGCCGACCATGGGCGCACTTCATGACGGACACGTTAGCCTTATTAAAAAATGCGTGAGCGAAAATGAGATAAGTATCGTCTCAACATTCGTTAATCCAACTCAATTTTTACCAGGCGAAGATCTGGACAAATACCCAAGAAACGAACAAAACGACATTAAAATTTGCGAGCAAAACGGCGTTAGCGCTATTTTTATCCCAGATGCCAATGAGCTTTACTTTGAAGATGAGCCTCTAATCATCGCTCCAAAGAAATTTTCAGCCATCTTAGAGGGCAAAACTAGACCTGGGCACTTTGATGGCGTACTAAGGGTGCTAAACAAGCTATTTCGCCTAACTCGTGCAAATAGCGTTTACATGGGCAAAAAAGATACACAACAACTAATCATAGTGCAAAACATGATAAAGACATTTTTTCTAAATGTCAGCCTAGTGGCTTGCGATATCGTTAGAGAGCCAGACGGACTTGCACTTTCAAGTAGAAACGTCTATATCTGCGACGAAGATAAATGTAACGCTCTAAGGCTTTCAAGATCGCTAAATAAAGCACAAAATTTGATCCAAAATGGCGAGGAAGACACAAGCGAGATCAAAACAAAGATGCTTGAAGTGCTAGAGCCGTTAAAGGTTGATTATGTCGCTATTACGGATAGAAATTTAAATGAAATTTCCAAAATAGAAAAAAATAACACCATCATTTTAGTAGCAGCTTACGTTGGTAAAACTAGGCTAATAGACAACATCTGGATCTAA
- the rimO gene encoding 30S ribosomal protein S12 methylthiotransferase RimO yields MPKLHLISLGCNKNLVDSEIMLGRLQNYDITDDISDADVIIVNTCGFIKSAKEESIQTILEMHEARKNGSLLVVTGCLMQRYKDELIKELPEVDLFTGVADYDKIDEIILKKQNLFSPQTYLQANEERVITGSNYHAYIKISEGCNQKCSFCAIPTFKGKLKSRSLENIVNEVKNLVKKGYYDFSFLSQDSSSYMRDQGVSDGLINLIDEIEKIKGVRSARILYLYPSTTSKELIERIIASPVFHNYFDMPIQHISEDMLKIMKRGSGAKKIKELLNLMRNAENSFLRTGIIVGHPGESEEDFEELCEFLEEFKFDRISAFAYSKEEDTASFEMEQIPAKIISKRLNKIEKITKKSINESLQKEIGKQIYAPLEGESSEGEMFYAAKKDIWDKDIDGEILINESDVKELEIGSLYLCEVTDVVDQKLIAKIIKKAK; encoded by the coding sequence ATGCCAAAACTTCACTTAATTTCACTTGGCTGTAACAAAAATTTAGTTGATTCTGAGATCATGCTTGGCAGATTGCAAAACTACGATATCACAGACGATATCAGTGATGCTGACGTTATCATCGTAAATACCTGCGGCTTTATCAAATCTGCCAAAGAAGAGAGCATACAAACCATACTTGAGATGCATGAAGCTCGTAAAAATGGCTCCTTGCTAGTAGTGACTGGCTGTCTTATGCAGCGCTACAAAGATGAGCTTATAAAAGAGCTGCCAGAGGTCGATCTCTTTACCGGTGTGGCTGACTATGACAAGATCGATGAGATCATCTTAAAAAAGCAAAATTTATTTAGCCCGCAAACTTATCTGCAAGCAAATGAAGAGCGTGTGATAACTGGCTCAAACTACCACGCCTACATCAAAATTTCAGAGGGCTGTAACCAAAAATGTAGTTTTTGTGCCATTCCAACTTTTAAAGGCAAACTAAAATCACGCTCGCTTGAAAACATCGTAAACGAGGTCAAAAATCTAGTCAAAAAAGGCTACTACGACTTTAGCTTTTTATCTCAAGACTCGAGCTCATATATGCGCGATCAAGGCGTTAGCGACGGGCTTATAAATTTAATAGACGAGATAGAAAAGATAAAGGGCGTAAGGAGTGCCAGGATACTTTATCTCTATCCAAGCACGACCAGCAAGGAGCTAATTGAGCGTATCATCGCCTCGCCTGTCTTTCACAACTACTTTGACATGCCGATCCAACACATCAGCGAAGACATGCTAAAGATAATGAAGCGTGGAAGTGGCGCTAAAAAAATCAAAGAGCTTTTAAATTTAATGAGAAATGCCGAGAATTCATTCTTACGAACTGGTATCATCGTTGGTCATCCAGGAGAGAGCGAGGAGGATTTTGAGGAGCTTTGCGAATTTTTAGAAGAGTTTAAATTTGATAGAATTTCAGCCTTTGCCTACTCAAAAGAGGAGGACACTGCATCTTTTGAAATGGAGCAAATCCCAGCTAAAATCATCTCAAAAAGACTAAACAAGATAGAAAAGATCACTAAAAAATCGATAAATGAGAGCTTGCAAAAAGAGATTGGCAAGCAAATTTATGCTCCTCTTGAGGGCGAAAGTAGCGAGGGCGAGATGTTTTACGCAGCCAAAAAAGACATCTGGGATAAAGATATAGACGGCGAAATTTTAATAAACGAGAGCGATGTAAAAGAACTTGAGATCGGCTCACTCTATCTTTGCGAGGTCACTGACGTGGTCGATCAAAAACTAATCGCTAAAATCATCAAAAAAGCAAAATGA
- the tilS gene encoding tRNA lysidine(34) synthetase TilS encodes MISQNVREKLNPGANLLAFSHGIDSTALFYILEEAGIKFDLAMVDYNVREQSKSEIESAKDLADKFGKRIYTKSIFLDKSNFEKNAREVRYEFFGEICQKFDYENLILAHQFDDKFEWFLMQLSKGAGLKELFGMSELEKRKHFWLVRPLLNLRKKELQNYLDERNLRYFIDETNLKGEFKRSFMRLNFSEPFLDRYFIGVQKSFEFLEADRQILMPNITKISDKIFIIKNDSNVIRGIDMAAKELNVLLSKAQKEELSANLAKQTSVVLSGKIAVGYADTYLLVTPFCKAIMPKIFKEKARILKIPAINRGYLFAINFDLSKLDSNKY; translated from the coding sequence ATGATAAGCCAAAATGTGCGAGAAAAGCTAAACCCAGGTGCAAACCTACTAGCCTTCTCGCACGGCATAGACAGCACCGCACTTTTTTACATTTTAGAAGAAGCTGGGATCAAATTTGATCTAGCGATGGTTGATTACAATGTTCGAGAGCAAAGTAAAAGTGAGATAGAAAGCGCAAAAGATCTCGCAGATAAATTTGGTAAAAGAATTTATACCAAAAGTATTTTTTTAGATAAGTCAAATTTTGAAAAAAATGCGCGCGAGGTAAGATATGAGTTTTTTGGAGAAATTTGCCAAAAATTTGACTATGAAAATTTGATCCTAGCGCATCAGTTTGACGATAAATTTGAGTGGTTTTTGATGCAGCTTAGTAAGGGTGCTGGGCTAAAAGAGCTCTTTGGCATGAGCGAGCTTGAAAAGAGAAAGCACTTTTGGCTAGTTAGGCCGCTTTTAAATTTACGCAAAAAAGAGCTTCAAAACTATCTTGATGAGAGAAATTTACGCTATTTTATCGATGAGACAAATTTAAAAGGTGAGTTTAAAAGAAGCTTCATGAGGCTAAATTTTAGTGAGCCATTTTTGGATAGATATTTTATTGGCGTGCAAAAGAGCTTTGAGTTTTTAGAAGCCGATAGACAAATTTTAATGCCAAATATCACAAAAATAAGTGATAAAATTTTTATTATAAAAAATGATAGTAATGTGATACGAGGCATTGATATGGCGGCAAAAGAGCTAAATGTGCTTCTAAGCAAAGCGCAAAAAGAAGAGCTAAGTGCAAATTTAGCAAAGCAAACAAGCGTGGTACTAAGCGGCAAGATCGCTGTCGGATACGCAGACACTTACCTTTTAGTAACTCCATTTTGCAAAGCCATAATGCCAAAAATTTTTAAAGAGAAGGCTAGAATTTTAAAAATTCCAGCTATAAATAGAGGCTATCTTTTTGCTATAAATTTTGATTTATCAAAATTAGATTCTAATAAATATTGA